In one window of Macadamia integrifolia cultivar HAES 741 chromosome 2, SCU_Mint_v3, whole genome shotgun sequence DNA:
- the LOC122069360 gene encoding elongation factor 1-gamma 2-like, translating into MALVFHAGNTNSNAFKTLIAAEYSGIPVELVKNFEMSVTNKTPEFLKMKPLGKIPVLETPDGPEFESNAVARCVTRLKTDNPLYGSSLIDYAQIEQWIDFSTTEIDSNIRRWLYPRFGLAPYLPLVEEAAISALKRAVGALNMHLASNICLVGRIVTLADIIMICNLWLGFVHAMTKSFTSEFPHVERYFWTTVNLPNFHKILGEVKQTKAVPPFQLANTEVPPIQSAKTEAVPPFQSAKKPSQLKNPAKPKPKNKLKEKEKEEPAKMILDKWKRLYSNTKTNFREVAIKGFWDMYDPEVYSLWFCSYKYNDENTVSFITLNKVSGFFQRMDLAREYAFGKMLVIGSEPPFKVKGLWLFRGQDIPQFVLDKCYDIEFYEWVKVDISDEAQKERVNQMIEDHEPFEGEALLDSKCFK; encoded by the exons ATGGCTCTG GTCTTCCATGCTGGAAATACTAATAGTAATGCCTTCAAGACGCTCATTGCTGCAGAGTACAGTGGAATCCCAGTTGAACTGGTCAAGAATTTTGAGATGAGTGTCACTAACAAAACTCCTGAATTTCTTAAGATGAAGCCTCTGGGGAAG ATTCCTGTGTTGGAAACTCCTGATGGTCCTGAATTCGAGAGCAATGCCGTAGCTCGCTGTG TTACTCGTTTGAAGACTGACAACCCGCTTTATGGTTCTTCCCTGATTGACTAT GCTCAAATTGAGCAGTGGATTGATTTTTCAACAACTGAAATTGACTCCAATATTCGTCGTTGGTTATACCCACGATTTGGACTTGCGCCATACCTTCCCCTG GTTGAGGAAGCTGCCATTTCTGCTTTGAAGAGAGCTGTAGGTGCTTTGAACATGCATCTTGCTTCAAACATATGCTTGGTTGGACGGATTGTAACTCTTGCTGACATCATCATGATCTGCAACTTGTGGCTTGGATTCGTCCATGCAATGACTAAAAGCTTCACCTCGGAGTTTCCACATGTTGAGCGGTACTTCTGGACAACGGTTAACCTGCCAAATTTCCACAAGATATTGGGTGAGGTAAAGCAGACAAAAGCTGTTCCACCATTTCAGTTAGCAAACACAGAAGTTCCACCAATTCAGTCAGCGAAGACAGAAGCTGTTCCACCATTTCAGTCAGCAAAGAAGCCTTCTCAGCTGAAAAATCCTGCAAAACCTAAGCCCAAGAATAAacttaaagaaaaggaaaaggaagaacctGCAAAGATGATATTGGATAAATGGAAGAGGCTCTACTCGAACACCAAGACCAATTTCCGTGAGGTTGCCATTAAAG GTTTCTGGGACATGTATGACCCTGAGGTATACTCTCTCTGGTTTTGTAGTTACAAGTACAATGATGAAAACACTGTATCATTCATCACCCTTAACAAGGTCAGTGGTTTCTTCCAACGGATGGATCTGGCTCGTGAATATGCTTTTGGCAAGATGCTAGTTATTGGCTCAGAGCCACCATTCAAGGTGAAGGGGTTGTGGCTCTTCCGTGGACAAGACATACCTCAATTTGTGCTTGATAAGTGCTATGACATTGAGTTTTATGAGTGGGTGAAAGTTGACATCTCGGATGAGGCTCAGAAGGAGCGTGTTAATCAGATGATAGAAGATCATGAACCTTTTGAGGGGGAGGCCCTACTGGATTCTAAGTGTTTCAAGTGA